The following coding sequences are from one Limisphaera ngatamarikiensis window:
- a CDS encoding acyltransferase has product MSSAGMPEFARIAPDVKLGRNVRIHAFVNLYGCEIGDDTRIGTFVEIQKNARIGARCKISSHTFICEGVIIEDECFIGHGVVFINDRYPRAANPDGTPQSEKDWQVIPTRVCRRASIGSGATILCGVTIGEGAIVGAGSVVTRDVPPRTIVAGNPARVLRPVPETAP; this is encoded by the coding sequence GGCATGCCCGAATTCGCTCGCATTGCGCCGGACGTCAAACTCGGTCGCAACGTCCGGATTCACGCGTTTGTCAACCTGTACGGGTGTGAAATCGGCGACGACACCCGGATCGGCACCTTTGTGGAAATCCAGAAGAACGCGCGGATTGGTGCGCGCTGCAAGATCTCCAGTCACACGTTCATTTGCGAGGGGGTGATTATTGAGGACGAATGTTTCATTGGTCACGGGGTGGTGTTCATCAATGACCGGTACCCGCGCGCGGCCAACCCGGACGGCACGCCGCAGAGTGAGAAGGATTGGCAGGTGATCCCCACCCGGGTGTGTCGGCGGGCCTCCATCGGCAGCGGCGCCACGATCCTGTGCGGGGTGACCATTGGCGAGGGCGCCATTGTGGGGGCTGGCAGCGTGGTGACGCGGGATGTGCCACCCCGGACCATTGTGGCGGGCAATCCGGCCC